The proteins below come from a single Sorghum bicolor cultivar BTx623 chromosome 4, Sorghum_bicolor_NCBIv3, whole genome shotgun sequence genomic window:
- the LOC8073927 gene encoding cytochrome P450 86A2: MEVGTWAVVVAAAAAYLAWFWRLSRGLSGPRVWPVLGSLPGLVQHAEDMHEWIVGNLRRTGGTYQTCIFAVPGVARRGGLVTVTCDPRNLEHVLKARFDNYPKGPFWHAVFRDLLGDGIFNSDGDTWVAQRKTAALEFTTRTLRTAMSRWVSRSIHLRLLPILDEAASEGTHVDLQDLLLRLTFDNICGLAFGKDPETLAPGLPENAFATAFDRATEATLNRFIFPECLWRCKKWLGLGMETTLARSVAHVDQYLAAVIKARKLELAGNGKCDSDTTAPVAAHDDLLSRFMRKGSYSDESLQHVALNFILAGRDTSSVALSWFFWLVSTHPDVERKIVRELCAALAVSRGSHDPALWLASPFTFEELDRLVYLKAALSETLRLYPSVPEDSKHVVADDYLPDGTFVPAGSSVTYSIYSAGRMKTVWGEDCLDFRPERWLSADGTRFEPHDSYRFVAFNAGPRICLGKDLAYLQMKNIAGSVLLRHRLAVAQGHRVEQKMSLTLFMKHGLRMEVHPRDLAPVIDELRGAGAGAAARLATAPCA; the protein is encoded by the coding sequence ATGGAGGTGGGCACgtgggcggtggtggtggcggccgccgccgcgtacCTGGCGTGGTTCTGGCGGCTGTCGCGGGGGCTGAGCGGGCCGCGGGTTTGGCCGGTGCTCGGCAGCCTGCCGGGGCTGGTGCAGCACGCCGAGGACATGCACGAGTGGATCGTGGGCAACCTGCGCCGCACGGGCGGCACCTACCAGACGTGCATCTTCGCGGTGCCCGGGGTGGCGCGCCGCGGCGGGCTGGTCACCGTGACGTGCGACCCGCGGAACCTGGAGCACGTCCTCAAGGCTCGCTTCGACAACTACCCCAAGGGCCCCTTCTGGCACGCCGTCTTCCGGGACCTGCTCGGCGACGGCATCTTCAACTCCGACGGGGACACGTGGGTGGCGCAGCGCAAGACGGCCGCGCTCGAGTTCACCACGCGCACGCTCCGCACCGCCATGTCCCGCTGGGTGTCGCGCTCCATCCACCTCCGGCTGCTGCCCATCCTGGACGAGGCCGCCAGCGAGGGGACGCACGTCGACCTCCAggacctcctcctccgcctcaccTTCGACAACATCTGCGGCCTCGCGTTCGGCAAGGACCCCGAGACGCTCGCGCCGGGCCTGCCGGAGAACGCGTTCGCCACGGCGTTCGACCGCGCCACGGAGGCGACGCTCAACCGGTTCATTTTCCCGGAGTGCCTGTGGCGGTGCAAGAAGTGGCTGGGCCTCGGCATGGAGACCACGCTGGCCCGCAGCGTCGCGCACGTGGACCAGTACCTCGCCGCCGTCATCAAGGCGCGCAAGCTCGAGCTCGCCGGGAACGGCAAGTGCGACAGCGACACCACCGCGCCGGTGGCAGCGCACGACGACCTGCTGTCCCGGTTCATGCGCAAGGGCTCCTACTCGGACGAGTCGCTGCAGCACGTGGCGCTCAACTTCATCCTCGCCGGCCGCGacacctcctccgtggcgcTCTCCTGGTTCTTCTGGCTCGTGTCCACGCACCCCGACGTGGAGCGCAAGATCGTGCGCGAGCTGTGCGCCGCGCTCGCCGTGTCCCGGGGCTCCCACGACCCGGCATTGTGGCTGGCGTCGCCCTTCACCTTCGAGGAGCTCGACCGCCTGGTGTACCTCAAGGCGGCGCTCTCGGAGACGCTGCGCCTGTACCCGTCCGTGCCCGAGGACTCCAAGCACGTGGTGGCCGACGACTACCTCCCCGACGGCACGTTCGTCCCGGCGGGTTCGTCGGTGACCTACTCCATCTACTCGGCGGGGCGCATGAAGACGGTGTGGGGGGAGGACTGCCTCGACTTCCGCCCGGAGCGGTGGCTGTCCGCCGACGGCACCCGGTTCGAGCCGCACGACTCGTACCGGTTCGTGGCGTTCAACGCCGGGCCGAGGATCTGCCTCGGCAAGGACCTCGCGTACCTGCAGATGAAGAACATCGCCGGCAGCGTGCTCCTCCGCCACCGCCTGGCCGTCGCGCAGGGCCACCGCGTGGAGCAGAAGATGTCGCTGACGCTGTTCATGAAGCACGGGCTCCGGATGGAGGTGCACCCGCGCGACCTGGCCCCGGTCATCGACGAGCTCCGTGGCGCGGGCGCGGGTGCGGCAGCAAGGCTGGCCACGGCGCCCTGCGCGTAG
- the LOC8073926 gene encoding uncharacterized protein At1g08160, which yields MAEPRRMRPSTFRCAAATVLALLVVVFIIVILWLFLHPSKLYLSVDHASTTGFNFTAAGGLAGAFDLTLRAFNPNERASVSYRWVDVGVWYGGTYLAGAHAPGFYQPPEDETRVDVVARAAPADGTTTLPRDVEEGMKKERTAGKLTVDVHVVAKVRFRYGVVGTRKYTVRGSCPAVPIDFASPTSFDRVNCHVHI from the coding sequence ATGGCGGAGCCCAGGCGCATGCGGCCGTCGACGTTCCGGTGCGCCGCGGCGACGGTGCTGGCGCTGCTGGTGGTGGTCTTCATCATCGTGATCCTGTGGCTCTTCCTGCACCCGTCCAAGCTCTACCTCTCCGTGGACCACGCGTCCACGACGGGGTTCAACTTCACGGCCGCCGGCGGGCTCGCCGGCGCGTTCGACCTCACCCTGCGCGCCTTCAACCCCAACGAGCGCGCGAGCGTGTCGTACCGCTGGGTCGACGTCGGCGTCTGGTACGGAGGCACGTACCTCGCGGGCGCGCACGCGCCGGGGTTCTACCAGCCGCCCGAGGACGAGACCCGCGTCGACGTGGTCGCGCGGGCGGCGCCGGCCGACGGGACGACGACGCTGCCGCGGGACGTGGAGGAAGGCATGAAGAAGGAGCGCACGGCGGGGAAGCTGACGGTGGACGTGCACGTCGTCGCCAAGGTGCGGTTCCGGTACGGCGTGGTGGGGACCCGGAAGTACACCGTCCGCGGCAGCTGCCCCGCCGTGCCCATCGACTTCGCGTCGCCGACCTCGTTCGACCGGGTGAACTGCCACGTGCACATATGA